In one Nicotiana tomentosiformis chromosome 6, ASM39032v3, whole genome shotgun sequence genomic region, the following are encoded:
- the LOC138894156 gene encoding uncharacterized protein, whose protein sequence is MGSLAYIPVSERPLALDVQALANRLMRLDISYPSRVLACVVSRSSLYEHIKDCQYDDPHLLVLKGTMQHDNAKEVPIGDDWELRMQSRICVPNMDGLRELILEKAHNSRYSINPGAAKLY, encoded by the coding sequence atgggtagccttgcatatattccagttagtgagagaccgctagcattggatgttcaggctttggccaatcgacTCATGAGGTTAGACATTTCGTaccccagtcgagttcttgcttgcgtggtttctcggtcttctttgtatgagcacatcaaagactgtcagtatgatgacccccatttgcttgttctTAAGGGCACAATGCAACACGACAATGCCAAAGAGGTTCCTATTGGAGATGATTGGGAGTTGCGGATGCagagtcggatttgtgtgcccaatatggatgggctgcgtgagttgattcttgagaaggcccacaaTTCGCGATATTCCATTAACCCGGGTGCTGCAAAGttgtattag